A stretch of DNA from Gottschalkia acidurici 9a:
CTAATTGTAACCCCAATAAGTATAGTAGGGGGTATATCTTATAAATTATTTTCAAACATGATGACGAACCAGTATAGAGATTTAGGACAAACCATTGGAACTGAAATAACTCGCGGGACACAGGTTAAGATTAGTGAGATTGAAAAAGGTCTAGAATACTTATCTTCATCAGGTGCTATAAGTAGTATAGTTACAGAACCAGAAAACTCTCAGGTTATGTTAGCGGAATTTGGAAGATTTATAGATAAATATAAATTAAAGAGTATATACTTTGTAACTGAACAGGGAGAGATATACGCTCAATCGAATGATGGTAATGAGTTCAATAATACTCAAAATGAATGGTATAATAATGCCATAGAAAAAAATGAAACAGTGTGGAGTAACATAAAAAAAGACAACTCTAATGGATCATGGTACTTGACTACTAGTAAACCTGTATATTCAGGAGATAAATTAATAGGAGTACTAGGTATAGACGTTTCAATAGACTTATTCGATGAAGTATTATCTAAAATCAGAATAGGTGGAAGAGGATTCCCAATACTTGTTGATAGTAATGGAGTAAAGATAGCTCTTAAAGATACTGATCAAATAGGAACTGAATTCAATGGAAAAGAAAACTTTGTAGGAATGACTGAGAAAAATAAAGTCATAAGAAATGTATATAAAAATAATGATAAAGTTCAAGAACAATTTACGATTATTAATAATATAGAAAAGTTAGACTGGAAACTAATAACTATAGTTCCTATTGACAATGTTAAAGAAGGAACTAAGTTGATGCTACAAAATACAAGTTTAATAGGAATATTAACTATGATAGTAGGGGTTATAATATCAATCCTATTTGCTAGAACTATTACAAAACCTATATATAGAGTCTTAGAAAGTATAAAGAAAATGGAAAGTGGAGACTTTACAGAAAGACTTAGTATAAAAAATAATGATGAGTTCGGTGAGGTAAGAGATATATTTAATAATATGATGATTAAATTAAGTGAACTTATCTCAAACATTAAAGATATCTCAAGTGAAGTAAGTTCATCATCAGGCCTATTAGCAGCAACATCGCAACAAACAAGTGCATCTTCAGAAGAGGTGTCTAGAGCTATAGATGAAATAGCTAGGGGATCATCAGAACAAGCCAATGATACAGAAGAAGGCGTACAACTTATTGCAAGTTTATCTGATAAGCTATTAGAGCTTAATAACAACTCAGAAGTTATGTTAAATTCAGTTGAAGAAGTAAGACATACGAGTATAGAAAGCACTAAAATAGTAGAAGATCTTAAGGAAAAGACTGAAATAAATAATGAAAATACAAATAAAGTAGAAGAAGAAATAGTAAAATTAGATAATAAGATTGGTGAAATAGGAAATATACTATTTACAATAGATCAAATAGCAGAGCAGACAAATTTACTAGCACTAAATGCGTCAATAGAAGCAGCAAGAGCTGGAGAACATGGAAAAGGATTCGCTGTAGTAGCAGAAGAGATAAGAAAACTTGCAAGTGAGTCTAAGCTATCATCTGACAATATAAAGGATATAATAACTAATGTTCAATTAGAAAGTAAAAAGACAGTAGAAGTAATGAAAGATGTGAAAGACCGAAATCAAGAACAAAATGATATAGTAATGCAAGTAAATGAATCATTTAATAACATAAATAACCTAATAGAAGATATAACTGCTAAGATAGAGAGTATAGGCAAGTATATATATGAAATAAACGAAGATAAAGATAAAGTGGTAAGTTCAATGGA
This window harbors:
- a CDS encoding methyl-accepting chemotaxis protein — encoded protein: MFKLKVKAKIIIIMLILIVTPISIVGGISYKLFSNMMTNQYRDLGQTIGTEITRGTQVKISEIEKGLEYLSSSGAISSIVTEPENSQVMLAEFGRFIDKYKLKSIYFVTEQGEIYAQSNDGNEFNNTQNEWYNNAIEKNETVWSNIKKDNSNGSWYLTTSKPVYSGDKLIGVLGIDVSIDLFDEVLSKIRIGGRGFPILVDSNGVKIALKDTDQIGTEFNGKENFVGMTEKNKVIRNVYKNNDKVQEQFTIINNIEKLDWKLITIVPIDNVKEGTKLMLQNTSLIGILTMIVGVIISILFARTITKPIYRVLESIKKMESGDFTERLSIKNNDEFGEVRDIFNNMMIKLSELISNIKDISSEVSSSSGLLAATSQQTSASSEEVSRAIDEIARGSSEQANDTEEGVQLIASLSDKLLELNNNSEVMLNSVEEVRHTSIESTKIVEDLKEKTEINNENTNKVEEEIVKLDNKIGEIGNILFTIDQIAEQTNLLALNASIEAARAGEHGKGFAVVAEEIRKLASESKLSSDNIKDIITNVQLESKKTVEVMKDVKDRNQEQNDIVMQVNESFNNINNLIEDITAKIESIGKYIYEINEDKDKVVSSMENISAVSEETAAASEEVVASIQQQTSATQEVAKSAEVLNELADKLSEEMSKFKI